One stretch of Pomacea canaliculata isolate SZHN2017 linkage group LG11, ASM307304v1, whole genome shotgun sequence DNA includes these proteins:
- the LOC112576127 gene encoding uncharacterized protein LOC112576127: protein MAGRRVQLSESVKWRNEGNAVYKSTEGLSPVLQSERLQRAVNLYSRALDLAQDAVDRSSACKNIAMASWRLAKAKMELLNVDEKIVLYHFKEALKYFKDAEKSGRDRESQWLAALTVSALECWSDVKRRLDDHENDEYKVWELQPLLGLLFHGATLAKEQLGIAQIYFTWALTALIKRDFRKALGLLGECSLPLNEAMRLGRADRDLTRECQVLEAEIFDQKCVAESIQARVNGDAILKMITTGTENLDINMVWEVVDWYRNAALLTRERDLELEAMALSALGLVYAKVLHLKSYAKTCLMKTIELVNSMAPRNCLNEEWYLFAYITMQQYQQEQVQADELKKQQERDSIMKEIKDDLDKLTEKFAMSSQSDFLKYIYATHPPKNPNHKLDENAAFEDKEVLKKLYLKAVVHYHPDKVDEEKDGAKWKVLCEEITKLLSQQYQKYKDFFVNLNNFRTEP, encoded by the exons ATGGCTGGCAGACGA GTCCAACTGTCCGAGTCGGTGAAATGGAGGAATGAAGGTAACGCTGTTTACAAGTCGACGGAGGGACTGTCACCGGTTCTTCAGAGTGAGCGTCTGCAACGGGCTGTCAACCTGTACAGCAGAGCACTCGATCTCGCCCAGGATGCCGTCGACAG ATCTTCAGCGTGCAAGAACATCGCCATGGCGTCCTGGAGGCTTGCAAAAGCCAAGATGGAGCTTCTGAATGTGGACGAGAAAATTGTGTTATATCACTTCAAGGAGGCcctgaaatattttaag GACGCAGAAAAGTCTGGAAGGGATCGTGAAAGCCAATGGCTAGCGGCGCTGACAGTTAGCGCCCTTGAATGCTGGAGCGACGTAAAGCGACGACTCGATGACCACGAGAACGATGAGTACAAAGTCTGGGAGTTACAGCCCCTGCTAGGACTCCTTTTCCACGGAGCCACTCTG GCGAAAGAACAGCTGGGCATCgcacaaatttattttacatgggCCCTGACAGCACTGATCAAACGCGACTTTAGAAAAGCTTTGGGTCTTCTGGGAGAGTGCAGTTTGCCACTCAACGAGGCCATGAGACTGGGGAGGGCAGACCGAGACCTCACGAGAGAGTGTCAGGTGCTGGAGGCAGAGATCTTTGACCAGAAGTGCGTGGCCGAGTCCATCCAGGCCCGAGTGAACG GGGACGCAATTCTGAAGATGATCACGACAGGGACAGAGAACCTGGACATCAACATGGTGTGGGAGGTGGTAGACTGGTACCGCAACGCGGCTCTGCTGACCCGGGAACGTGACCTCGAACTGGAGGCAATGGCCTTGAGCGCCCTGGGTCTCGTATATGCCAAG GTATTGCATCTCAAGTCCTATGCCAAGACATGTTTGATGAAGACCATTGAATTGGTCAACAGCATGGCACCTCGGAATTGTCTTAACGAGG AATGGTATCTGTTCGCTTACATCACAATGCAGCAATACCAGCAGGAGCAAGTCCAGGCGGACGAGTTGAAGAAGCAGCAAGAGCGGGATTCCATCATGAAGGAAATCAAAGACGACCTTGACAAactaaccgaaaaattcgccaTGTCCTCCCAATCCGATTTCTTGAAATACATCTACGCGACACATCCCCCTAAAAACCCCAACCACAAGTTGGATGAAAACGCCGCCTTTGAAGACAAAGAGGTGTTGAAGAAGCTGTACCTGAAGGCCGTGGTCCATTATCATCCTGACAAGGTGGACGAAGAAAAGGATGGAGCAAAGTGGAAGGTTCTGTGCGAAGAGATCACAAAACTGCTAAGTCAGCAATACCAAAAGTACAAAGATTTCTTTGTCAACCTTAACAATTTCCGCACAGAGCCATAG
- the LOC112575864 gene encoding LOW QUALITY PROTEIN: uncharacterized protein LOC112575864 (The sequence of the model RefSeq protein was modified relative to this genomic sequence to represent the inferred CDS: deleted 1 base in 1 codon) → MTALEEALWMCQEADKHSFIKGIVAGIDITSDKLNATLNILTGHPRIVGIRHILDLEPDKEWLAREATIKGLEVLQERGLTFDLLLRPHSMHFIPELSRKLPRLKMVVDHLAKPYIKDGLIEKWAEDMTTIAQNPNIFCKLSGMVTEADLKAWKEKDFEPYVKHVLNCFGPERCMFGSDWPVCGLAGATYSDVFNMMLRLVSKLSPGNEAAIFRDNAVRFYGLKI, encoded by the exons ATGACTGCATTAGAGGAAGCAT TGTGGATGTGCCAAGAAGCAGACAAACACAGCTTCATCAAGGGAATTGTCGCTGGTATTGACATCACGAGCGACAAA CTTAACGCCACACTGAACATCCTGACTGGACATCCTCGTATTGTTGGCATCAGACACATTCTGGACCTCGAGCCGGACAAAGAGTGGCTGGCAAGGGAGGCAACTATAAAAGGTCTGGAAGTGCTTCAAGAACGAGGCCTGACCTTCGACTTGCTTTTGAG GCCTCATTCAATGCACTTCATCCCTGAGCTTTCTAGGAAACTCCCACG ATTGAAAATGGTTGTTGACCACTTGGCAAAACCTTACATCAAAGACGGACTGATCGAAAAATGGGCAGAAGACATGACTACAATAGCTCAAAACCCCAATATATTCTGTAAACT GTCTGGAATGGTT ACCGAAGCTGACCTTAAAGCTTGGAAAGAAAAGGACTTTGAACCTTATGTCAAG CACGTCCTCAACTGCTTTGGTCCTGAACGATGCATGTTCGGCTCTGATTGGCCAGTTTGTGGACTGGCCGGTGCTACGTACAGTGACGTGTTCAACATGATGCTGCGATTGGTCAGCAAGCTGTCTCCTGGCAACGAGGCAGCCATTTTTAGAGACAACGCCGTGCGGTTCTACGGCCTCAAGATCTGA